GCCGGGCGAACCGGCGAACGTCAAATCTTCGCTGATTTCACCGCGGAGTCAACTGCGCAGCTTGCGACTCATTTCCTCCCTCGCTGCGCACTCGCACGCTTTGCTTTCTCAACCCGTCGGCTGCGCCGCGAAGATTGTTCCCGGATGCGTGTGAGTCGCGCTGCTTCATCCCGACACGTCTTCAGCAGCAGGTCATACGAGCCGCGGTCGAATGGTGTTTGCCACACCTGATACAAATTCAACTTGTAAAACTCAGGCGGTGCGATGTAGCCCATCTCCGCGCCGGTCACGTTCATCACCACCACCGCGAAATCAGGAAACGCTGCGCGTAACTGGATCTGAAATTGTGAATAGGCTTCGTTGCAGTGCGCGATGATGAGTGTCTGTCCGATGCGGTAAATCCAGGCTGACTGCGCTTTGGTTTTGCTCTTACCTAGTGATTTGACGATCTGGAGTTTGCGAAAAAGCCGTTCCTTCATCGCGCGGTCTTTTGTTTGTGCGATTTGCTGTTCAAGCAAAGCGGGCGCGGGCATTTTCTTGAGCGGGAACGGGATCAAAACATGCCGCCCCTCGATGATGCGTGAAGGCTCAAACGCCTCCGGCCACCACACCGCCAGCGGCGCACCGGATTCGGTGACGCCTCGATAGGAGAGTCTCTGGCAGGGGGGGAGCATGGACTCGAGCGCCGAAAGAGCCGCGAACCCCAGACGCCTGCCATGACCGTCCGCCACTCGTGTGTCGCCTACGTACTGATGTGCCGGTGCCAGCTCGCCCGACGCGCCCTGGAGGAAAAGACACGGCGCGCCCCCGGTATGACTTTCCACAACATCACGCATCGCGCCGATGTAGTCGGTCGAAATCAGAGTGTTTAACCAGGCGAGCGTGGTTGGGTGGCAGGCATAGTTCACCACTGTCGCGAGCACGGAATCATCAGCATCGCGCGTGATGCGGCCGATCATTACGGTGTCATCCGCCTTGATATCGGGATTAAATCCGCAGACAACGCGACGCTTGGATTTATCCGGATCAGGCAGATCGCGGTTGGTCGCCAGATCACAGCGGCCGGTCGCCCACGTAAACGTCGCGGGTACCGTGGTCGCCAGGGCTTCTTCCGCTGCATTCGCCAGGGCCTCACCGAGCCGGGTGAGATAGGGGGCGATCATCTGACCGCCCGGCATCGAGGCGCGGCTGGACGCAGCCCACGGCGAGGCGTGGGTGTGCGAACAATTCACCATGATCTGCGCCCGTGTCAGGCCGAGGCGACGGTAGATCGGCTCCATCAGGCATTCTTCATCAGCACTTTCACCCAGATCACCCAGCAGCGCAAGGTCAGCACTGATGAGCAGGATCGGCGATGAATATTTATCAGCACGGATCGCCAGCGCGGTGACGCAGAGCGGTCGATGAGTGCCGCGGGAAACATCGTGCTTTGCCGCACCCCACATCCGGGCGTAGATGCCCGGAGGCGGAGTGATGTCGCGCCGCGCGACTCCGACGAATGCGCCGGCTGCCGGAGGAGTGTGATGCAGAGGAGCGGATTTATTTTTTGCCATGTGTGGTGCTCAGAAGGTTAGAAAGGAATGTACACGGATTAGCGAAGTTTTGACACTGCGCCAATCCTCGCGACAGTACCCGTGTGGCGAAGACCTGCATCATTATGAATCCGGTCGCAGCAAGAGGGCGGGGCGGCACGCTTTCAGGCGAATTGCTCGATGCCGCTGCCGATGGAGTGCTCATTCCGACTGAGTATCCGGGACATGCTCAGGAGATCGCCCAGCGAGCAGCGCAGGAAGGATGCGACACTCTGGTAGCCGTCGGCGGCGACGGTACGGTGCATCAGGTGGTCAACGGCCTGATGTCTGTCCCTTCGTCGCAGCGTCCGGCTTTGGGGATCATCCCGCTGGGCGCAGGAAACGATTTCGCTTTCGCGTGCGGCATCCGGGGTGATACCGTCGAAGCACGCCGACGCGCCATCCGTGGTACGACCAAACCGATCGATGCTGTACGCATCACCGATGATCGAGGCCGTGAGCGTTGGTTTGTTAATTCCGCCGGTCTTTTTTTTGACGCCTCCGTCAACCGTCGCAGCCATCGCCTTCGCAGCTTTCCCGGAGTCACACGATATTTCGTTGCGCTGGTTCAGTCGTTCTTTTTCGACTTCCAAAGCCCGAAAGTAGCCATGACCATCGATGGCCGTGTACGCGAAGAACAGGTACTGCTCCTGACGCTTGCCAACGGCCCCCGTGAGGGCGGCGCGTTTTACTGCACGCCTGCGGCGAAAGTCGATGATGGGCAGCTCGACTATTTGCTGGTGAGAAAAACCGGCCGGCTGTCTGCGCTCCGACTGCTCCCCCGTGTAATGCGTGCGGGGCCCACCCAGGACGACCGTGTGAGCATCGGACAGTTTTTGCGCATGGAACTAAAGTGTGACGGGTCGATTCCCATTCATCTCGATGGAGAGGTTTGGGTACGCGCCGAGGATGAGGTCAAATCGGTAAGTGTGCAGATCGAGCCGGGGGCGCTGCGCGTGCGCTCATGATCGAGCGGGTTGCCCTGATGGACATTACAGCCGATTTATCGGAGTCGCAGCTTTGCAGAGGCGGCGTATCAGCCTGCGATCAGGTCGTCGGTTCCAGTTCGTCGATCAGGCTTGAGTAGCGCAGTTGCTGCGTGATGCGGTTGCCTTCGCCAACGAGGACGACACGAGCCTCGTGCTCGTCGATCTCGCGTTCGTTGAGCAGGCCGTAACAGACGATGATGACCTTGTGGCCGGGTGCGACCAGTCTCGCCGCTGCTCCGTTGATGCCGATGATCCCGGAGCCAGCCTCGCCCCGGATGACATAGGTCTCGAATCTCATGCCGTTGTCGATGTCGAGGACGTGGACCGCTTCGTTGGGGCGGATGTCCGTAGCGCGCAGCAATTCAGCATCGATCGTGATGGATCCGACGTAGTCGGGATCACACTGCGTGATCGTGGCTCGATGGATTTTGCCGCGCAATAACTGACGGAGCATGGCTTACCTCGGTTGGAAGTATTATTCTAGCGTGATTTCCCGGGGTCGGCGGGAGCAAAGCAGAATGTTTTTTCTACACTGCCCGTTGAAACGGAGGCGTCCATGAACCCCGCGGTTGAAGTCGAGGAAGACGTTTACGCCTATGAAAACGCCAATAACGGGGCCACGCCGCAATGGTGTTTCGGCAGCCCAGCCTGCGTGCGTCATCACGACAAAGTGCTGGCAACGGGTCTGGAAACCATCCCTGATATCAAGCCCTTGAGCAATACACGCTGGACGCTTCTGAGCCGGGCTGATAACGCCGGCTGGCGGACCGTGTATCGGGACACCGAGCGCACGCGCGAGCCATGCCCGATGGGGCGGTTCAACGACGGGCGCAT
This region of Phycisphaeraceae bacterium genomic DNA includes:
- a CDS encoding aspartate 1-decarboxylase — its product is MLRQLLRGKIHRATITQCDPDYVGSITIDAELLRATDIRPNEAVHVLDIDNGMRFETYVIRGEAGSGIIGINGAAARLVAPGHKVIIVCYGLLNEREIDEHEARVVLVGEGNRITQQLRYSSLIDELEPTT
- a CDS encoding diacylglycerol kinase family lipid kinase: MAKTCIIMNPVAARGRGGTLSGELLDAAADGVLIPTEYPGHAQEIAQRAAQEGCDTLVAVGGDGTVHQVVNGLMSVPSSQRPALGIIPLGAGNDFAFACGIRGDTVEARRRAIRGTTKPIDAVRITDDRGRERWFVNSAGLFFDASVNRRSHRLRSFPGVTRYFVALVQSFFFDFQSPKVAMTIDGRVREEQVLLLTLANGPREGGAFYCTPAAKVDDGQLDYLLVRKTGRLSALRLLPRVMRAGPTQDDRVSIGQFLRMELKCDGSIPIHLDGEVWVRAEDEVKSVSVQIEPGALRVRS